ATTAACAGAGTCCAGTCCGATTTCCGTCAGCATGGGCTTTACACTGGCGTCGAGATAAGTAAAGTTCGCATATAGGGTGATGTCGCGCAGTACCGGAACATTGGTGAAGCGTAGTGATTTTCGCATCTCCAGTTCAATACCATAATTTTTGGCAGATTTACTATTCTTCAGTTCAAACAGTTTGTTGAGCGCTTCCTGGTATATCTCCATAGGATAATTAAGATGCTTGTAAAAAAAGGAAGCAGAAAGTATTTCTCCCGGGCCCGGATACCACTCATAGCGGAAGTCGTAATGCCTGATGGTAGTAGATCGTACGATGTTGCCGAGATACATTCCACCAAGTTCAAAATCATATTCCCTGAAATAAGAAAGGTCTCTGAGGTCCGGCCGGATGATACTTTCTGAATAGGCCAGCCGCAGGTTCATGGACGGAGTTAGCGAGTAGGTGAGATTCGCAGAGGGAAAGAAACGCCAGTTGGGTTCTCTGTTCATCAGGTCTGAAAAGTCGAGCCCCTGGCCGCTACGACTGAACTGCGCTACTGTACTATCGAGGTTATCATTTACCTTATTCAGATTGTAGAACTCGGCCCTCAGGCCCCAGACCAATCTGAATTTATCGCCGATTTTGTTATCCAGCATTGCATACATGGCATGAAGTGCAGCTGTTCTTTTTTTGAAATTATCACCGAACGGACTGATGGAAACACTCACATTATGTTCCGGCGTGAAGGCCTGCGCGAGGGGAATATAGTTCTGTGAGTGATTCTCAAAGTTCGTAGTGGCATTCACTACAAAAAAGAGCCTGTCTTTACTCCAGCCTGCATATCCGGCTTTCAGCGTGTTGCTGAGGAATACATTACCGGCGTTGAATTTGAAAGGAACCGACAGGGAAACATCCCAGTTATAATTGTTTTCCAGGGCCCTGCTCCACCAGCGTACTGCTCCTTCCGAAAAGTTGCTGGTAACGTTTCTGATGTTGTATTCATTTTTTGGTGCGCCCTCTACCTGTTTAACTTCTTCTGCCAGCAGCAAATGATTATCGGGTTTCTGCCGGTCGAGCTTCAGGTAGCTCCCCATCCATTTCAATTTGATGCCTTTCTGCCCGATAGCATGCTCGCCTCTGAGCTGGTTTTGCCACAATGTAGTTTGCATGGCAAGATCATATAACCCGAGTGTGTTAGCGCCTTTGTCGTTGGCACCTACGCCGAGGATGAATTGCTGATCGAGTGTGCGCAGGTACATAGATTGGAAAGCCAGTCTGCTCTTTTCCGTCCGGTAACCTACGCCGATCATTCCGCCGAGGTTGGTAGTGAGGCCATAGCGGCTTCCTTTGAAGATCATGCTGTCAGTAGCACTACCGGCCAGTTCGTGAAAACCATCGCGGCCGAGAATCACATCCTGTGTGGCCATTGTATTACGATAAGAAGCGGAAGCGATCACACCCAGCTGCCGCCCGCCACCGAGGCGGAATACATGTCCGAAGCCTGCCTGATAGTTTGGTGATACCGGTGCATTAAACCTGGTAATGCCCCAGTTATTGCTGAATTGATCGGGCGCGTTTTTACCTTCGTTATTGAACTTATTAACAATATCGGATCTGTCTTTCCAGTCAAGCGTACCCAGCAGGAAACGGTTTTTAGCCACCTTGCCATAGTACTCGCCTCCACTGAGCGGGAGCGACAGGAAGTCTTTTCCGGTAGTTTTATCATTATAGCTGACGCCTGCACTGATATTCAAAAAATTCTCCGTGGGGATATCGAGGGTATTTACTTCCACCAGACCGCCGCCGAATTCGGCGCTGCGATCAGGCGTGATTGTTTTCACCACCGTGATGTTTTCAATCATGTTGGAAGGAATGATATCGAAGCTGAAGTTTTTTCTGTTCAGCTCTGTGCTGGGCATGACCTGTCCGTTTAGTACTGCCTGGTTATAACGTTCGCTGAGGCCGCGTACAACTACATATTTGTTATCTACAGTGGCAAGGCCGCTTACACGCTTTAATACTTCACCGGTGTTCTTATCCGGTGTACGGGCTATCTGTTCGGCACTGATACCATCGGTAATGGATGGGTTGTTTTTTTGCAGGGCGTAGAGGCCTTCCACGGAAGCTTTGCGGTAGTTGGCAGTTACGGTTACTTCTTTCAGGCGGGATCCGCTGCTTTTCATCACCACATCCAATGGTGTGATACCTTTTTCCTTTACGATGACGTCGGTTATCTTACGGGATTCAAAAGAAATAAAGCTGAAAGTAAGGCTGTAGGTACCGGGAGCGAGTGCGAGTTCATAAGTACCATCTACGCTGGTAGTAGTGCCCTGGCCGCCTGGTACCATCACGGTTACGCCAGGCAGGGGCTCGTTCTTACCGTCAACAACCTTGCCCGCAATGCGTCCGCTGCTTCTGCCGGTTTGCCGTTCCTGCGTGCCTTTCCGGAGGGCGATGATGTTGTTCGGTGTGAGTTCCACATCCAGTGGCGTATTGTTATCTATATAGCTAAGTACTTCACCAAGAGGTGTACCCGGGAATTTAATTTCCTGTAAAGTGCATTCCCGGAGGTATTCCGGATCGTAGATGAAAGTGTAACTGGTTTGTTGTTGCAATGATTTTACAACGGCGGCTACGTTGGTATTACCTGAGAAGAGCTGCACCTTGTCTTTGAGCGACCGGTAAGACTGTGCCCGGAGCAGCTGTGGCGACAGCCCTGATAAAAAAACTAACAGGATCACTATACGACGTGACATGCCAGTACAAAATCTGCTTGTAGATTTTTGCATAAGGTTACACTTTGTTTTTTGAATTAGCGGATACCTATGGGTTCCTGTGAATAGCGTTTATTTTTAGCGTGATACCGGTTCTGCTCCGGAAGTATGAATATTTGCTACAGGCAGAACCGGAAAGGTTAATGCGTATTTTTTCTTTTCACCAGGTAGGTGCTATCACTGGTACGTATATACGTAAAGTCGTGTACGTAACCCAGTGTTGCCAGTACCTGATCTAACGGCAGGCTCATTTTAAATTCACCAGCCACCCGTTTTCCGGCCAGGCCGGAGTCGGCCAACAATATTGTGGTACCCCAGCGGCTTTGCAGTTCAGCGAATGCATCTGATAGCTTAGTATTGTCGAATACGATCTTTCCTGACATCCAGTCGAGTGTAGTGGCGGTATTGAGTTGTTGCACAACCGGCTTTTCGTTGTGTTTGTAATGAAGCGTTTGTCCGGGTGCGAGCAGCTGTGTAAACGGATACGGGCCGGATACCATGCTCACATTCACTTTACCGGACACCAGTCCCACTTCAATGCTGCCATCGGCCCGGTTGGAGGTAGCGATATTGAATTCGGTACCAAGTACTGTAGTGGTTAACGGTCCCGCATGTACGATAAATGGGCTGGCATCGTTTTTCACAACTTTGAAATAGCCTTCTCCGCTGAGCCATAGTTCACGGTGCTGTTGGTTGTAGCCCTCATTATATATCGCGTAGGAATGGGCGTTGAGCCAAACTTCCGAGCCATCGGGCATGGTATACAGCTGAACCTTATTACCGGTATTGTACATAGTGTCGGGCCGGTTTGCCGCGGCGAGCTTATTGTTCAGCTTATGTGGCTGCCACAGCCAGGCGATCAGTCCCAGCACGCCCACGATGGCCGCAGCGGCGGTATACCAATATCTCAGCGCTACTATTTTTGTTTTTCTCTTGGGGGCGGGTGCAGTATCAGCATCAGTTGTTGCAACCTCCAGCCAGGTGGCCATCAGATAGTTATCCAGCGCTTCAGTTTCCGGATGGGAAAGATATGCTTCTACGAGCTCCTGCTCAGCATCAGTACATTTTCCTTTAAAATATTTTTCCAGTAACTGTTGATCGATATTCATAGATAACCTTATTCCCGTTGATGTTTCATGTTTGATTGGTGGCATCAACAATAAGAGTACGTTTGAGGGTAGGGGGTATTCCTAATCGTTTTTTAGAGTTAACAGTTTGGTAACATGGAGCTGTCAGCTAGCGGCTAACAGTTGTTGTTGATTTTCGTTTGATCAGGATAGAAGGGATCTCCTGCTGTTGGTCGCGGAGCTGGAAGCGGTTACTTTTCAGTGCTTTGAAAAGGAGCGTAGCAGCTGTTTTACCCATGTCGAAGGCCGGTTGGGTGATGGTGGTGAGAGAGGGATTGAGAAAGCGGGCGGTGGAAAGATTGGAGAAGCCAATGACCTGTACATCGTTGGGGATGTGTAGCTGAAGCTCGTCGCAGGCCTGATATACAGCGGTAACAAGTTTTTCGGTAGTGGCAATGAGTCCGTCGTAATGGTGGCGTTGGAGAGCTGTTTTCAGCCTGGTGACGGTAGCAGCGATATCGTTTGTACCATAGATAATAGCAGATTCCTTTACCGGATACTTGTGGGCGGCCATTGCCTGGCGGAAGCCTTCCGCTCTTTTATTGCTGATAGAGAGATGGCGGGAGGGAGACAGGAGCGCGATGTTTTTGCAGCCGCCTGCAATCAGGTGATCAGTGGCTTTGCTGGCAGCCGCTGTATCGTTGGTGGTGACCTGTGCGGCGGCGACGCCTTCACAGATGCGGTCGAAGAAAACGATGGGGATTCCGCGCGACAGCTGTTCCAGCCCCTGAGGCGCCATCGCTGTTTCGGTAGTAACGGAGATCAGCACTCCATCGACACGGCCGCTCTGGAAATCCTTCAGGATAGTTTTTTCTTTATCTGCGCTTTCGTGGGTAAGATAGATCAGTACGTGGTATCCCTTTTCCCGGGCTACCGATTCGATGCCGTTAATGGCCTCGGCGAAAAAGCTGTCGGCCACCTCGGGGATCACTACGGCAATTGTACGGCTCGACTTTTTCCTCAGGCTGGCCGCATAGAGGTTGGGGACATAGTTCAGCTCCCTGGCCAGCGCCAGCACCCGCTGCCTTGTTTCTTCACTGATCTCATGGCTGTTGTTCAACGCCTTTGAAATGGTAGCGGTAGATAACTGCAGCTTCTCAGCAAGCATCCTGATAGTTACATTCTCCATTAATTCTTAATATATCTTCTTAATTTCTTAATTTTCAACTTAATCGGTTAAGTAAATAAAGTTATTCTATTATATGGAAGATTTTTAAAAAGATCGCATATTTAGAGTAGGATATTTTTCCTGATTTTCCACGACCACTTAAAATCTGATATTATGGATAATGTAAATCCTGCGCCGCTTCAATCGCTGGATCGATGGGAAGACGATCTGCTTCAGCGCTATCCTGATCCGGCCAATATCAACAAAGAGAAGAGCACCAGCGAATTCCGCAACTATGAGGCACCTCCCCGCGATACCGTGAGAGAGTTTTACCGCCTGAATCATACATACCAGTCGTATGCTTTTGTAAAAGAAAGAGAAATGGAATTTCTTTCTTTCGATAAAAAAGAAATGTCGGTTTGGGATGCCTTCGATTTCCTGAACCAGCTGGTAGATGATTCCGACCCTGATACGGACCTGGACCAGTTCCAGCATCTGTTGCAAACAGCAGAGGCCATCCGTGCCGATGGGCACCCCGACTGGATGGTACTCACCGGTTTGTTCCATGATATGGGCAAGGTACTGTGTCTGTTCGGGCAACCTCAATGGGCAGTGGTGGGAGATACCTTCCCCGTTGGCTGCGCTTTTTCCGATAAGATCGTTTTTCACGAGTTTTTTAAAAATAATCCGGACATCAACAACCCGGATTATAACACCAAATATGGCGTATACGAGCCTAATTGCGGTCTTGATAACGTACATCTGAGCTGGGGTCATGATGAGTATATCTATCAGATGATGAAGCCTCATTTACCCGAGCCAGCCTTGTACATGCTGCGATACCATTCTTTTTACCCACAGCACAGGGAGCACGCTTACGGCCACCTCATGAACGCGCATGATGTGGAAATGTTCAAATGGGTAGATCTTTTCAACCCATATGATCTTTATTCGAAAAGCCCTGTACCACCCGATTGGAAAGTATTGAGGCCCTATTATGAAGACCTGGTCGCCAAGTATTTACCATCTACGTTGAAATTCTGACCAGTTCAATATTGAAAGGATTACCCGATGCACGTCATCCGGTAATCCTTTTTTAGTATCCGGGAAAGTATTATCTTCTATCCACGTATTAACCATTCCACCACGTTATTAAAACTGCCGATCAACAGATCCACTTATGAGTAATCAACTTGTTCAGAAAGACTACCTGGTATTTGCATTATATTTTGTGATAGTAGCCGGATATGGTTACTGGATTTATAAAAGAAAGAAAAGGGATGCCGCGAGTGCTTCCCGGAATTTTTTCCTTGCCGAAGGTTCGCTGACCTGGTGGGCGATAGGTGCCTCCATCATTGCTTCCAATATTTCCGCTGAGCAATTCATCGGCATGAGCGGCGATGGTTTTTTTGTGGGGATAGCGGTATCTGTTTATGAGTGGGTAGGAGCCGCAGCATTGATCATTGTGGCGGTTTTCCTGATGCCGGTGTACATCAGGAATAAAATATACACCATGCCGCAATTCCTGAAAACACGTTACAACGAAACGGTGGCGCTGATCATGTCGGTTTTCTGGTTATTCCTGTATGTATTTGTGAACCTGACATCCATCCTGTATCTGGGGGCACTTGCCATCAACGGATTACTGGGCGGGGCTTACTTTCATGAAGTAATGGTGGCGTTGGCCATCTTCTCGGTAATCATTACCCTGGGTGGGATGAAAGTGATCGGATATACCGATGTAATTCAGGTAGGGGTATTGATCATAGGTGGTTTGGCTACTACCTGGATGGCCTTAACAGTAGTGAGTGAAAAGTTTGGTATGGGGAAAGATGTGTTGGCGGGGTTCAATATATTGATGCGGGAAGCGCCGGATCACTTTCATATGATGCTGGCTAAACCGGCTACCGGAGCCTCGCAGGAGTATGTGAATAAATATCTTATTCTTCCTGGTTTCGGGATGTATGTAGCCGGGCAGTGGATCAGCAACCTGAATTATTGGGGCTGTAATCAGTATATTACACAACGTGCGCTGGGAGCGGATCTGAAGACAGCCCGTACAGGTATACTTTTCGCCGGACTGTTGAAGATACTGATGCCGGTGATTGTAATGTTGCCGGGGATAGTAGCTTTCGTGCTGTATAAGAACGGACATCTTCCGCAGCTGGAAGGCGGGCATAAAGATGGTGCATATGCCGCGATCCTCACCTTGCTGCCATCGGGGCTGAAAGGGCTGGCAGTGGCGGCACTTACCGCAGCTATTGTGGCTTCACTGGCAGGTAAATCGAACAGCATCTCCACTATTTTTACGCTGGATATTTACAAGAAGTATATTAACAGTCGTGCTGATGAAAAACAGTTGGTTTGGATCGGGCGTTTAACCATTGTAGTGGCCATTATACTGGGTGTTTTATTCACCTGGAATGATCTGCTGGACATTGGCGGCGCCGGAGGTTACACCTTCGTGCAGAAGTATTCGAGTTTTATTAGTCCTGGTGTATTCGCCACTTTTATACTGGGCATGTTCTGGAAGCGTACCAGTGGGGCAGCGGCAGTAGCAGGCATCATTACAGGTTTTGCGGCTTCCCTGTTTTTTAACCAGGCGGCGGTGAAGTTGTTTGGTCCGGAAACAATGTTGTATTCAGCTTTTCCGAATGCAAGAGGTGAAATGGAAATTCCTTTCTTTATCAGTTTGGGATGGTCGTTTCTGACTACTATACTGGTGATGGCAGGTATTAGTCTTGCAGGGCCGGCAGTAAGCCCGAAAGCTTTTGAGCCGGATAAAGAGATGTTCCGGCTGCAGCCATCATCTATCATATTGATCGTCACCATTCTGGTATTACTATCGGCTATCTATATACGTTTTTGGTAAGCGGGTCTTGCTGTTGAAATTATCAAGTATGGTTGAAATTGGATAATTATTAAACTGCTTTATATCTTTATTACAACTATAAACTGTACCTATGGAATTAACAGACGAATCCTTTCTTAAAGACGAGTATCATTTTGCAATGGCTGGCAATGGAAAGCGGCTGGCTAATTATTTTATTGATCTCTTTATCTTTTACATTATTGCCATACTTTTCTTTGCAGTATTGGCGATTGTGAATCCGGGTTCCCGGGTTTTTAGTGATAACCCTTCACAGGGAGAACAATATCTGTTACGGTTGATCTCTATGGTGTTCTATGGAATTATAATGGGGATTATAGAAGGGTTGTTCAAAGGCAGAACGTTGGGGAAGCTGATTACGGGTACTAAAGCGGTGAATGAAGATGGTACGTCCATTGATTTTATGACAGGTTTTAAGCGGGGGCTTTCGCGGATGGTGCCTTTTGAGGCATTCAGCGCGTTGGGGTCTCCGTGTTATCCCTGGCACGACAAATGGACTAACACGCAGGTAGTGGTGTTAAAGGATTCGATATTGCCGGAGGGGTGATTACTTATTGGAAAAGATGATATAAAACGCTGCAGGTGTTACCTGTGGAGTTTTTTTTTAGACGGGTGTGGGGAAAATAATTTCATTTGAGGAAAGAAGAATAGTTTATCTTAGTTGATGTTAACCACGATTTAATTGGACCCTTTTCAAACCTATAGACTATGAAGAAAATTTTTGTTTTGTTGACTGTAGTTATTTTGTTGCAATGTACAATTGTACATATCGCAATAGCGCAGGCCCGGGATTATTTCACCAACTACCTGATTCCTGGTCAGACTGAAGATTCCAAAGGTGTTAATTATTTGATATTGCATCGGATATATAGCGGAACGCTGATGCCCGATAATTTTATCATGGGAAAGATCACCGCGGTAAGAGGAGGAGTGGCTGCGTGGAACAGAAAATGGGTGGTAGAAGTGAATACTTCGTCTGCCTATAATGCAAACAGAGGGAGTATTATCTGCTATAATGAACCGGCTACATTGGTCACGCTTACTTATAATGGAATGAGTTATCTGGCAGTGAGCGTAACGAATAGTTCATCCCTGTATAGTTTTTCCTTTACAGGGTATGCCCAGAATGTAAGCCTGGCTATTGCATATCACGATCAGGTCAGCAATGTGCAGCCGTTTACAGACTTTGACCCTGTTACGATACAGGGGAATGTGGGAATAGGCACCACGTCTACAGGGGTGCATAAACTGGCCGTGGAAGGCTCTATCGGCGCTAGGAAGGTGAAGGTAGCAGCAACTGGCTGGGCGGATTATGTGTTTGAGGAAAATTATGCGCTGCCGTCGTTACAGGAGCTGGAGCGTTATGTAAAGGAGCATAAGCATTTGCCTGAGATTCCGACGGCGGTGGAGGTGGAGCGTGAGGGGATTGATTTGGGAGAGATGAATAAGAAGTTGTTGCAGAAGGTGGAGGAGTTGACGTTGTATCTGATAGAGGAGAGGAAGGTGAATGAGGCGCAGGAGGAAAGGATTAGGAGGATGGAGGAGGAGATGGGGAGGATGAAGAGGGAGAAATAATGGAGGAGATTGCACGGATAATTTACAGCACTTTTGGAGCGCGTATATAGGCTGCGTAGCTGATAGTTATTTTAGTATAAATATTAAAAACTGATTTTTAAATTGAGTATATTACACCAGTAACCCGGAGTTGTTAGAGGAAGATATTTGCTGCTGTAGATATAATAGCATTTCCTAACCGATAATAAATTTTTGTACCTATGAGAAGTTACATAGAATATTTAACATAGTCTCGACAGTTAATCAGTATTTAGAAGCGTCTGTGTGTTTGTTGACTGTAATTCAGCAGGAGAATGCTCTTGATAAGGCTGCTGAATTGCCAGGCGTTGTTTCCCCGTAAACCAAAATCGCCGTCAATGGCTATTGTAAATTCAATAGATAATAAAGCAATGGTTAGTTATCCAAAGCACAATAACAGGTTGTGCTGCACTTTGATTATGTGGAGATTGGTTTTATTTCTTGCCGTTTTTCTATGGCAGGCTGTTAGTGCACCTGCTCAGTCAAGTTACGTGCCCAATCTCGAGCCCAATCGTATTTTGCAGCCTTCACCTAATGCGGCTACAATCAACAAAGGTGGGGATGTAAATGTAAACATGGCAACAGGCACTCCCAGTGTAAACATTCCTTTTTATACAATCAGCTCCAGGTTCCTGAGCCTGCCGATATCTATCAATTATGCCTCCAATGGGATAAGGGTAAACGACCTGGCATCTAACGTAGGATTGGGGTGGAGTCTTAACTGTGGTGGTGCGGTTTCGAGAATTGTATTGGGAAAGCCTGATGAAAAAAGGGCAGAATGGGGCCAGGTACTAACTAATTTCAATACTAACTTCAGTACATTGACCAGGCCCGTTTTTGATTTTGCCATGGAGCAAACATTGGCCGACAAAGAGTCGGACCTTTTTTCTGTTAGCGTAAATGGTCTGGATGCGAAGTTTATTATGAATGAGAATAATGAACCCGTCTGCCTGAATACTACAAATTTGCGAATAAAGAAACTGGGTGCTATACTTACCAGTGGCTTTCAGATAACAGATGAGAATGGTATTGTGTATACATTTGATGCAGCGGAAACTTCTGCTACTATCGAGAGGGGCTATCAGGGGCCAAAGCCGTTTCCAGACCCGGTTGTTACCTCCTGGTATCTGACGTCGATCATCAAGCCCAATCAGGATACAATCCAGTTGAGCTACGCAAATTATTCCTATACCTATCTGGCAAGTTTGAACGAATTCTTTAGTATTCTGTGGGATATCAGCGTTACCGATAATGCTCTTTGTCCGCCTCCACTGCTGAAGTCAAATACTTATACATGTGGTATCACATCAAATAAGATTGAAGGTAAAGCTTTGAGTCACATTACGTTTGCTAATGGTAGTATTGATTTTAGTTATGCGGATAGAATGGATGGAGGTGGACTTGCCTTAAATGGAATCTATTTAAAAAATAATCAGGGGCAAATAGTAAGACAAATGTCGCTGGTGCAGGATTATTTTTTGAGTACTGACGTTAATGATGCATTTCTCCGGGGAGAAAAGAAGTTGATATTGGATAGTACCTTACGATATCGGTTATACCTGAAAGAATGTAAAATTGCCGGCAGTAGTCTGACTGATACAAGTAAGGTGCTTAAATATAAATTCGATTATATACTGGGTAATAGCCTTCCTCAGCGGCTGTCCGGAGCACAGGACTATTATGGTTATTATAACGGTAAACTGACAAATAAGTATTTGATGCCTGATGTCGGCGACCAGTATCCAGGAATTTATAATAATCTGGTTAGCGGATGGCCCAGGTTTGGAGATCGTACACCTGATACCACACTGATGACTTATGGGTTGCTGAAAAAGATAAGCTATCCGACCGGAGGTTATGATTCGATCAGTTATAGTTATAATAAAGGACCAGATATTAAGATAGTTAAGCATTTAAAGCATGAATACCTGGGAACTCAGGGTACTGGTCTGACGGGAATTGTAACTGTTACTCAAAATATAGTTAATCCTTTCCATCAGGTAGTGAATGCGTATACCAGTGTTAACTTCGATAGTAATAACCCTGATTGTACCCGCGATCAGATTCACCAGATGGCTACATTCCGTATTGTAGACGCAGTCACCTCAAAGGAAATAGTGAGGAAAGTAACCCGTCTTGACCAGGCAGACTCATTATCAGCGCCCCTCGACTCCGGCCAGTATATTTTAAGCCTGGCTGTGGTAGGCGGCTGTACAAATGGAGCGGTGGATTTTATTATGGAGAACCAGGTGGCGGATACTATTCCAATAGTTGTGGCTATCGGAGGTGTAAGTGTTGCCGGCGTTTCTTCTTATACTGTGGATGGCGCGAAAGCGCTTAATCGGACATTTAAGTATATGAATCTAAAAGATTCTTCTATTTCTACATTTGGAATTTCTTCCAGCAGGGATATGTTTGAACGCGTAAAGACTCCCTATTTTCCTACCTGCAATGGGTCAACTCCATGTAGGTCACAGGCTACGTTGTGGTATGTAAATATTGGGAACAGCATTATAACGCCTACTACAATTCTGGGAGGATCTGGTACTTATCACAAATCCGTTATTGAAACTACAGACGGAT
The genomic region above belongs to Chitinophaga sp. 180180018-3 and contains:
- a CDS encoding RHS repeat domain-containing protein, with protein sequence MAIVNSIDNKAMVSYPKHNNRLCCTLIMWRLVLFLAVFLWQAVSAPAQSSYVPNLEPNRILQPSPNAATINKGGDVNVNMATGTPSVNIPFYTISSRFLSLPISINYASNGIRVNDLASNVGLGWSLNCGGAVSRIVLGKPDEKRAEWGQVLTNFNTNFSTLTRPVFDFAMEQTLADKESDLFSVSVNGLDAKFIMNENNEPVCLNTTNLRIKKLGAILTSGFQITDENGIVYTFDAAETSATIERGYQGPKPFPDPVVTSWYLTSIIKPNQDTIQLSYANYSYTYLASLNEFFSILWDISVTDNALCPPPLLKSNTYTCGITSNKIEGKALSHITFANGSIDFSYADRMDGGGLALNGIYLKNNQGQIVRQMSLVQDYFLSTDVNDAFLRGEKKLILDSTLRYRLYLKECKIAGSSLTDTSKVLKYKFDYILGNSLPQRLSGAQDYYGYYNGKLTNKYLMPDVGDQYPGIYNNLVSGWPRFGDRTPDTTLMTYGLLKKISYPTGGYDSISYSYNKGPDIKIVKHLKHEYLGTQGTGLTGIVTVTQNIVNPFHQVVNAYTSVNFDSNNPDCTRDQIHQMATFRIVDAVTSKEIVRKVTRLDQADSLSAPLDSGQYILSLAVVGGCTNGAVDFIMENQVADTIPIVVAIGGVSVAGVSSYTVDGAKALNRTFKYMNLKDSSISTFGISSSRDMFERVKTPYFPTCNGSTPCRSQATLWYVNIGNSIITPTTILGGSGTYHKSVIETTDGSGDVQTTEHIFSYNDIYDPYGVWGNTILGTPRCAYGDFMIGETRTNMYKQVATAGVSSRRPIKSVENTYDLFIKSRVFNYNVRRLATPPCATPEPNDQDLMSLDIEKYPLIFMRKSLSSTTERTYVSDNSDSLMEKKVNYTYISDSNYVLIRNVSENQSDGKINALAYTYPLDRKGQGGAYDSMVNRNMIAPVLSLTKTIGAGQVDQKTVSYMFTRPDQQIIAFQNLKEQILNNPVEDKVSVISYTPMGNIQEKANANDVREVYLWGYNEQLPVAKIVGSDYSTVIQNINPDILINTDNYTPDQIRAALNSIRANLTQAMVTTFTYTPLVGMTSETDPTGKTTYYEYDELGRLKVIRDQNKSILKEFDYQYQSLLR